The following are from one region of the Moritella sp. 24 genome:
- the carA gene encoding glutamine-hydrolyzing carbamoyl-phosphate synthase small subunit — protein MEVVLSNIALLVLEDGTVFRGVSIGAEGHSVGEVVFNTSMTGYQEILTDPSYSRQIVTLTYPHIGNTGTNDEDAESSDVHACGLIIRDLPLITSNFRNQQSLTDYLKERNVVGIADIDTRKLTRILREKGAQAGCIIAGENLDETHALELAKAFPGLKGMDLAKEVTVKESYEWNQGSWTLTGGLPAEATDSRFHVVAYDYGVKRNILRMLVDRGCRLTVVPAQTTAKEVLALKPDGVFLSNGPGDPEPCDYAIAAIKEILTTDIPVFGICLGHQLLALASGAKTLKMKFGHHGANHPVKDMERGVVMITAQNHGFAVDQTTLPENLVMTHKSLFDDSLQGIHRTDKAAFSFQGHPEASPGPHDAAPLFDHFIELMEKSNA, from the coding sequence TTGGAGGTTGTCTTGAGTAATATCGCCTTGTTGGTGTTGGAAGACGGAACAGTATTCCGTGGTGTGTCTATCGGTGCAGAAGGTCATTCGGTAGGTGAAGTAGTTTTTAATACTTCAATGACTGGTTATCAAGAAATATTAACCGATCCTTCCTATTCTCGCCAAATCGTTACTCTCACTTACCCACATATCGGTAACACCGGTACAAATGATGAAGATGCAGAATCTTCAGATGTTCATGCTTGTGGACTAATCATTCGAGATCTTCCTTTAATCACTTCTAATTTCCGTAATCAACAATCACTTACTGACTATCTAAAAGAACGTAATGTTGTTGGTATCGCTGATATTGATACACGTAAACTTACACGTATCTTACGTGAAAAAGGTGCTCAAGCGGGTTGTATCATCGCAGGTGAGAACCTAGATGAAACTCACGCATTAGAGCTTGCTAAAGCATTCCCAGGCCTTAAAGGTATGGACTTAGCAAAAGAAGTGACTGTTAAAGAGTCATACGAATGGAACCAAGGTAGCTGGACGTTAACGGGTGGTTTACCTGCAGAAGCAACTGATTCACGTTTCCACGTAGTTGCTTATGATTATGGTGTTAAGCGAAATATCTTACGTATGTTAGTTGACCGTGGTTGCCGTCTAACGGTTGTACCAGCTCAAACAACAGCGAAAGAAGTATTAGCGTTAAAACCAGATGGTGTGTTCTTATCAAACGGCCCTGGTGATCCAGAACCGTGTGATTATGCAATCGCAGCAATTAAAGAAATTTTGACTACAGATATTCCAGTATTTGGTATTTGTTTAGGTCACCAATTACTTGCATTAGCAAGTGGTGCTAAAACATTAAAAATGAAGTTCGGTCATCACGGTGCTAACCACCCTGTAAAAGACATGGAACGTGGCGTAGTAATGATTACGGCTCAGAACCATGGTTTCGCAGTTGATCAAACAACATTACCTGAAAATCTAGTAATGACGCATAAGTCATTATTTGATGACTCTTTACAAGGTATTCATCGTACTGATAAAGCCGCATTTAGCTTCCAAGGACACCCTGAAGCAAGTCCTGGTCCACACGATGCAGCTCCTCTTTTCGATCACTTTATCGAATTGATGGAAAAAAGTAACGCCTAA
- the carB gene encoding carbamoyl-phosphate synthase large subunit gives MPKRNDIKSILILGAGPIVIGQACEFDYSGAQACKALREEGYRVILVNSNPATIMTDPEMADATYIEPIHWEVVRNIIEKERPDAVLPTMGGQTALNCALELESNGVLAEFGVELIGATADAIDKAEDRSRFDKAMKAIGLETPRAGIAHTIEEAKGVLAEVGFPCIIRPSFTMGGTGGGIAYNMEEFIDICTLGLDLSPTTELLIDESLIGWKEYETEVVRDKNDNCIIVCTIENFDPMGIHTGDSITVAPAQTLTDKEYQIMRNASMAVLREIGVETGGSNVQFGINPEDGRMVIIEMNPRVSRSSALASKATGFPIAKIAAKLAVGYTLDELSNDITGGATPASFEPTLDYVVTKLPRFNFEKFAGSNDRLTTQMKSVGEVMAIGRNFQESLQKALRGLEIGKNGFDPEVNLNDDTATAKIRHELTEAGAERIFYIADAFRSGMSRDEIYAITRVDHWFLVQIEDIINAEANVSKIGLSGLDETLLRQLKRKGFSDLRLSKLAGVSENEVRKLRHRLEILPVYKRVDTCAAEFSSDTAYMYSSYDEECEAAPTDKDKIMIIGGGPNRIGQGIEFDYCCVHAALAMREDGYETIMVNCNPETVSTDYDTSDRLYFEPITLEDVLEIVRVEKPKGVIVQYGGQTPLKLARDLEAAGVPIIGTSPDAIDRSEDRERFQQAVDRLGLLQPENDTVTTTEQAVISAEAIGYPLVVRPSYVLGGRAMEIVYDEIDLRRYFKEAVSVSNESPVLLDRFLDNAIELDVDAICDGKDVVIGGIMEHIEQAGVHSGDSGCSLPPYSLSPEILDVMRAQVRALALELGVIGLMNTQFAVKDNDVYLIEVNPRAARTVPFVSKATGVQLAKVAARVMAGQTLVELGFTEEVIPPYYSVKEVVLPFAKFPGSDPLLGPEMRSTGEVMGVGDTFAEAYAKAQLGASAEVAKTGRALISVRNGDKARAADLAKQLIALGFEIDATHGTAVALGEEGINLRLVNKVHEGRPHILDRIKNGEYSYIINTTEGRVAIEDSRQLRAAALRYKVNYTTTMNAAFATCQAHSADDRGTVRSVQELHTRIK, from the coding sequence ATGCCAAAACGTAATGATATAAAAAGTATTCTAATCTTGGGCGCAGGTCCAATCGTAATCGGTCAAGCATGTGAGTTTGACTATTCCGGTGCTCAAGCTTGTAAAGCGCTTCGTGAAGAAGGCTACCGAGTTATTTTAGTTAACTCAAACCCAGCTACAATTATGACTGACCCAGAAATGGCGGACGCGACTTACATCGAGCCGATCCATTGGGAAGTTGTACGTAACATCATTGAAAAAGAACGTCCAGATGCGGTATTACCGACGATGGGTGGTCAAACAGCATTAAACTGTGCACTTGAATTAGAAAGCAACGGTGTTTTAGCTGAATTTGGTGTTGAGCTAATCGGTGCAACAGCTGATGCAATCGATAAAGCGGAAGACCGTAGTCGTTTCGATAAAGCAATGAAAGCAATTGGTCTTGAAACACCGCGTGCTGGTATTGCTCACACAATCGAAGAAGCTAAAGGTGTTCTAGCTGAAGTTGGTTTCCCATGTATTATTCGTCCATCATTCACTATGGGTGGTACGGGTGGCGGTATCGCTTATAACATGGAAGAGTTCATCGACATCTGTACGCTAGGTCTAGATCTTTCTCCAACAACTGAACTATTGATTGATGAATCATTAATCGGTTGGAAAGAATACGAAACTGAAGTTGTGCGTGATAAAAACGACAACTGCATTATCGTATGTACAATTGAAAACTTTGACCCAATGGGCATCCACACGGGTGACTCAATTACGGTTGCACCAGCACAAACACTAACGGATAAAGAATACCAAATCATGCGTAATGCATCGATGGCTGTTCTACGTGAAATTGGTGTTGAAACAGGTGGTTCAAACGTACAGTTTGGTATTAATCCTGAAGATGGCCGTATGGTTATCATCGAGATGAACCCACGTGTATCTCGTTCATCTGCACTTGCATCAAAAGCAACGGGTTTCCCAATTGCAAAAATTGCTGCAAAACTAGCGGTAGGTTACACGCTAGACGAATTGTCAAATGACATTACTGGCGGTGCTACACCAGCATCATTCGAACCAACACTTGATTACGTTGTAACTAAGCTTCCACGCTTTAACTTCGAAAAATTTGCAGGTTCAAATGACCGTCTTACGACACAGATGAAGTCTGTGGGTGAAGTAATGGCAATTGGCCGTAACTTCCAAGAGTCACTGCAAAAAGCATTACGTGGCTTAGAAATCGGTAAAAACGGTTTTGATCCAGAAGTGAATCTAAACGATGATACTGCAACTGCTAAAATTCGTCATGAATTAACTGAAGCTGGCGCAGAGCGTATCTTCTACATTGCAGACGCTTTCCGTAGTGGTATGTCTCGCGATGAAATCTATGCAATTACACGTGTTGACCATTGGTTCCTTGTTCAAATTGAAGACATCATCAACGCTGAAGCAAACGTAAGTAAAATAGGCCTATCAGGCTTAGATGAAACACTATTACGCCAACTTAAGCGTAAAGGTTTCTCTGATTTACGTCTGTCTAAACTTGCTGGTGTAAGTGAAAATGAAGTACGCAAATTACGTCACCGTTTAGAAATCTTACCGGTTTATAAGCGTGTTGATACATGTGCGGCTGAGTTCTCAAGTGATACTGCTTACATGTATTCTTCATATGATGAAGAATGTGAAGCGGCACCAACAGATAAAGATAAGATCATGATCATCGGTGGCGGTCCTAACCGTATTGGTCAAGGTATCGAATTCGATTACTGTTGTGTACACGCAGCATTAGCAATGCGTGAAGATGGTTATGAAACTATCATGGTTAACTGTAACCCTGAAACTGTTTCAACAGACTATGACACATCAGACCGTCTATACTTCGAACCTATTACATTAGAAGATGTATTAGAAATCGTTCGTGTAGAAAAACCTAAAGGCGTTATTGTTCAGTACGGTGGTCAAACACCACTTAAACTGGCGCGTGATTTAGAAGCGGCTGGCGTGCCAATCATCGGTACATCACCAGATGCAATTGACCGTTCAGAAGATCGTGAACGTTTCCAACAAGCTGTTGACCGTCTAGGTTTATTACAGCCTGAAAATGACACGGTAACAACGACTGAACAAGCAGTTATCTCTGCTGAAGCAATCGGTTACCCACTTGTAGTACGTCCTTCGTATGTACTTGGTGGTCGTGCAATGGAAATCGTATATGACGAAATCGATTTACGTCGTTACTTTAAAGAAGCGGTAAGTGTTTCTAACGAATCACCAGTACTACTTGACCGTTTCCTAGATAACGCAATCGAACTTGACGTTGATGCTATCTGTGATGGTAAAGATGTTGTTATCGGCGGCATCATGGAGCACATTGAACAGGCAGGTGTTCACTCAGGTGACTCAGGTTGTTCATTACCTCCTTATTCATTAAGCCCTGAAATTCTAGATGTGATGCGTGCTCAAGTACGTGCATTAGCATTAGAACTAGGTGTTATCGGTCTGATGAATACGCAGTTCGCTGTTAAAGATAATGACGTTTACCTTATTGAAGTTAACCCGCGTGCAGCACGTACTGTTCCTTTTGTTTCAAAAGCGACAGGTGTACAACTTGCAAAAGTTGCTGCTCGAGTAATGGCTGGTCAAACGTTAGTTGAACTTGGTTTCACTGAAGAAGTTATCCCACCATACTACTCTGTTAAAGAAGTAGTACTTCCATTTGCTAAGTTCCCAGGTTCAGACCCGTTACTAGGTCCTGAAATGCGTTCTACTGGTGAAGTAATGGGTGTGGGTGATACATTCGCTGAAGCTTACGCTAAAGCACAGCTTGGTGCTTCTGCTGAAGTTGCTAAGACTGGTCGTGCACTTATCTCTGTGCGTAACGGTGATAAAGCTCGCGCAGCTGACCTAGCTAAGCAATTAATTGCACTTGGTTTTGAAATTGATGCGACTCACGGTACTGCTGTTGCACTGGGTGAAGAAGGTATTAATCTTCGTCTAGTAAACAAGGTACATGAAGGTCGTCCACATATTCTTGACCGTATCAAAAATGGCGAATACAGCTACATCATCAATACGACTGAAGGTCGTGTTGCGATTGAAGATTCTCGTCAACTACGTGCAGCTGCTTTACGTTATAAAGTTAACTACACAACAACAATGAATGCTGCATTTGCAACGTGCCAAGCGCACTCTGCTGATGACCGCGGTACAGTTCGCTCAGTACAAGAGTTACATACTCGTATTAAGTAA
- a CDS encoding prepilin-type N-terminal cleavage/methylation domain-containing protein: MIQYQFKLKLKLHGLTLIELLIAISILAILMALSLPSYSAYANKNKIGNLTRQLVEALNTTKQLAIIRGAPHYLNLQVNNTAISSEKSCWVISHVGSCDCLVSKNLCQSKYAQVSVVFGDIDVSSNRPKLSFSPLLGMTNGATYLLSLGRFTTKIIVSSQGRIRVCTVHGDSSLYAAC; encoded by the coding sequence ATGATACAGTATCAATTTAAACTTAAACTTAAACTGCATGGCCTAACGTTAATTGAGCTACTAATCGCAATTTCAATACTGGCGATATTAATGGCGTTGAGCCTACCTTCATATAGTGCATATGCGAACAAAAATAAAATAGGCAATCTCACCCGTCAACTTGTTGAAGCACTCAATACCACAAAGCAACTCGCGATAATCCGAGGTGCTCCCCATTATCTTAACTTACAGGTAAATAATACCGCTATTAGTTCGGAAAAATCATGTTGGGTTATTAGTCATGTAGGCAGTTGTGATTGCTTAGTATCAAAAAACCTATGCCAGTCTAAATATGCTCAGGTTAGTGTTGTATTCGGTGATATTGATGTCAGTAGCAATCGACCTAAATTGTCTTTCTCGCCATTATTAGGCATGACAAATGGTGCTACTTATTTACTTTCACTGGGTCGCTTTACAACTAAGATCATCGTGAGCTCCCAAGGCCGTATTCGAGTTTGCACCGTCCATGGAGATAGTTCGTTATATGCCGCATGTTAG
- a CDS encoding type II secretion system protein J, with amino-acid sequence MPHVRSVNAGYVLIETMISLTLVGVILTGIYSVFSNHEIQKNRAEQYYIVQQEAHNILTIMQRELARAGYTLAGEGVKPFIYNNDEIYILNPRQDCIMYRYDRNEDGVFSHESFGFRLHNGGLQQRKGSEVSCEGGLGWEMISDSASTKISALQFIISEQIQTSPYRVKGYVIIKLRIGHRQLTDIELSFSRNSSARAFL; translated from the coding sequence ATGCCGCATGTTAGGTCTGTGAACGCGGGCTATGTACTTATCGAAACCATGATTTCGCTTACATTAGTTGGTGTTATTTTGACTGGTATTTATAGTGTATTTAGCAATCATGAAATACAAAAGAACAGAGCAGAGCAATATTATATAGTGCAACAAGAAGCGCATAATATACTCACGATTATGCAACGAGAGTTAGCTAGAGCGGGCTATACATTAGCTGGTGAAGGTGTGAAGCCTTTTATTTATAACAATGATGAGATTTATATTTTGAACCCTCGGCAAGATTGCATCATGTATCGCTATGATCGTAATGAAGATGGTGTGTTTAGCCATGAAAGTTTTGGATTTCGTTTACATAATGGTGGATTGCAACAGCGTAAAGGTAGTGAAGTCAGTTGTGAAGGAGGATTAGGTTGGGAGATGATTTCTGATTCGGCGAGTACCAAGATTAGCGCGCTGCAGTTTATCATTTCTGAACAGATTCAGACGTCTCCGTATCGGGTAAAAGGTTATGTCATTATTAAACTACGCATAGGGCATCGACAGTTAACAGATATTGAGCTTAGCTTTTCTCGCAATAGCAGCGCGAGGGCTTTTCTATAG
- the sstT gene encoding serine/threonine transporter SstT, translating to MGSKIAGLFQLSLVKQIIISIVAGIALAYAAPEIAKEASLFGGLFVSALKAIAPLLVFVLVISAIANQESNTNANIRPIVALYLFGTFAAAIVAVSLSFLFPIQLSLMTEAATNSAPSNITDVLRNLIYKVVDNPINAIVTSNFIGVLTWGIGFGAALKHASSTTKKVIKDIADGVSKIVHVVIRFAPLGIFGLVSSTFATVGFSAMASYTHLLAVLLTSMAVVALVVNPIILFVMSRQNPYPLIFQCLRESGITAFFTRSSAANIPVNMELCKKLNLHKDTYSVSIPLGATINMGGAAITITVLTLAAVNTLGIAVDLPTALLLSLIAAISACGASGVAGGSLLLIPLACSLFGIDNDIAMQVVATGFIIGVLQDSAETALNSSTDVVFTAAVSHAHERKTDV from the coding sequence ATGGGTAGTAAAATAGCAGGGCTTTTTCAATTGAGTTTGGTTAAGCAGATCATTATTAGTATTGTTGCAGGTATTGCATTAGCGTATGCAGCACCTGAAATCGCTAAGGAAGCAAGCTTATTTGGTGGGTTGTTTGTTAGCGCACTAAAAGCTATCGCACCTTTATTAGTATTTGTATTAGTTATCTCTGCAATTGCAAATCAAGAATCTAACACCAATGCTAATATTCGACCAATTGTGGCCTTGTATTTATTCGGTACATTTGCAGCCGCTATCGTAGCCGTTAGCTTAAGCTTTTTATTCCCAATACAACTTAGCTTGATGACTGAAGCTGCTACCAATTCTGCGCCAAGTAATATTACTGACGTACTGCGTAACCTTATTTACAAAGTTGTAGATAACCCGATTAATGCGATTGTAACAAGTAACTTTATTGGCGTATTAACTTGGGGTATTGGTTTTGGTGCAGCACTAAAACATGCCTCGTCAACAACAAAGAAAGTGATCAAAGATATTGCCGATGGTGTATCTAAGATTGTTCATGTTGTTATTCGTTTTGCACCGCTAGGTATCTTTGGTCTTGTATCATCAACATTTGCTACTGTTGGTTTCTCGGCTATGGCAAGTTACACCCATTTATTAGCGGTACTATTAACGTCGATGGCGGTTGTAGCATTAGTGGTTAATCCAATCATTTTGTTTGTTATGTCGCGTCAAAATCCATATCCATTAATTTTCCAGTGTCTACGTGAAAGTGGTATTACTGCATTCTTCACACGTTCATCTGCGGCAAATATTCCTGTCAATATGGAACTGTGTAAAAAGCTTAATTTACATAAAGATACTTACTCGGTATCTATCCCTCTGGGTGCAACGATTAACATGGGTGGTGCAGCGATTACGATTACAGTGCTAACGCTTGCAGCGGTTAATACGTTAGGTATTGCAGTTGATTTACCAACTGCATTATTACTGAGTTTAATTGCGGCTATTTCGGCGTGTGGTGCTTCTGGTGTTGCCGGTGGTTCATTATTGTTAATTCCATTAGCTTGTAGCTTATTTGGTATCGATAACGATATTGCGATGCAAGTGGTTGCAACGGGCTTCATTATTGGCGTATTGCAAGACTCGGCTGAAACTGCATTAAACAGCTCAACTGATGTGGTATTTACTGCTGCTGTAAGCCACGCTCATGAAAGAAAAACAGACGTATAA
- the ltaE gene encoding low-specificity L-threonine aldolase has product MFDFRSDTVTQPTADMRNAMATAVVGDDVYGDDPTVNKLEEMAADRYGFDAAIFCSSGTQANLLAIMAHCQRGDEYICGQNAHNYRWEGGGAAVLGSVQPQPIANEADGTICLQAIRDNIKPDDDHHAKTKLLSLENTIGGKVLPLEYLAQAQALAFEHGLRIHLDGARVFNAAVKLDVDASEITQYFDSASICLSKGLAAPVGSLLLGSESLIRSARRWRKMLGGGMRQAGILAAAGILALEDQVAKLAIDHDNTQYLARQLLTLPEFTFDLDSVQTNMIFTQYTGKDGKALSAYLRTKGIIISASSAIRFVVHQDISVDAIDLLIAEIKHFHSM; this is encoded by the coding sequence ATGTTTGACTTTAGAAGTGATACTGTCACACAACCAACGGCTGATATGCGTAATGCGATGGCAACAGCAGTTGTAGGTGATGATGTTTATGGAGATGATCCAACGGTAAATAAGCTGGAAGAAATGGCTGCTGATCGTTATGGATTTGATGCTGCGATCTTTTGCTCGTCAGGTACACAAGCTAATTTACTCGCGATTATGGCGCACTGTCAGCGTGGCGACGAATATATTTGTGGCCAAAATGCACATAATTATCGTTGGGAAGGTGGCGGTGCAGCAGTATTAGGCAGTGTACAACCACAGCCAATTGCTAACGAAGCGGATGGCACTATTTGCCTGCAAGCGATTCGCGACAATATTAAACCAGATGATGATCATCATGCTAAAACTAAATTATTATCATTAGAAAATACCATTGGCGGTAAAGTATTACCGCTTGAGTATTTAGCACAAGCACAAGCGCTCGCATTTGAACATGGATTACGTATTCATCTTGATGGTGCGCGTGTCTTCAATGCTGCGGTTAAACTTGATGTAGATGCGAGTGAAATTACGCAGTATTTTGATTCAGCTTCTATCTGTTTATCGAAAGGACTTGCTGCACCGGTTGGCTCGTTATTACTCGGTTCAGAATCATTAATTCGCAGTGCAAGACGCTGGCGTAAAATGTTGGGCGGGGGAATGCGCCAAGCGGGTATTCTTGCGGCTGCAGGTATTCTAGCGTTAGAAGATCAAGTGGCCAAGCTCGCGATTGATCATGATAATACGCAGTATCTAGCTCGGCAATTATTGACGTTACCTGAGTTCACGTTTGATTTAGACAGTGTGCAAACCAATATGATTTTTACTCAGTACACGGGTAAAGACGGTAAAGCATTATCGGCTTATTTACGTACTAAAGGGATCATCATTAGTGCCAGTTCTGCTATTCGCTTTGTTGTTCATCAAGATATCAGTGTCGACGCAATCGACTTATTAATTGCTGAAATTAAGCATTTTCATTCAATGTAA
- the yciA gene encoding acyl-CoA thioester hydrolase YciA encodes MTDKTTAVADKQKAQLDKSRIPTGSLILRTLAMPADTNANGDIFGGWIMSQMDIAGGILAKEIAQGRVATISVDGMTFHQPVTVGDVVCCYGSCTRIGNSSMTIKLEIWVKPVIDAPKFNYRYIVTEATFTYVAIDNDGKSRSIERTCEVE; translated from the coding sequence ATGACAGATAAAACAACTGCAGTAGCAGATAAGCAAAAAGCGCAATTAGATAAATCAAGAATACCAACAGGCAGCTTGATTCTACGTACGCTAGCAATGCCAGCTGATACCAATGCAAATGGTGATATTTTTGGTGGCTGGATTATGTCTCAAATGGATATTGCAGGTGGTATTTTAGCGAAAGAGATCGCACAGGGTAGGGTTGCGACGATTTCTGTTGATGGTATGACATTCCATCAGCCAGTAACGGTTGGTGATGTTGTTTGTTGCTATGGTTCGTGTACGCGTATTGGTAATTCATCGATGACAATTAAGTTAGAGATCTGGGTTAAACCAGTGATCGATGCGCCAAAGTTCAACTACCGTTATATTGTTACCGAGGCAACGTTCACGTATGTTGCGATTGATAACGATGGTAAGTCACGCAGTATTGAGCGTACATGCGAAGTTGAATAA
- a CDS encoding RNA polymerase sigma factor RpoD/SigA gives MELSNESNALDVYMFQVNQSSKLLTKEEEYETAMASHEGDEKARQRMIQSNLRLVINIAKRYQHTSLPLVDIIQEGNTGLIHAVEKFDATKGFRFSTYAVWWIKNNIERFIMNQSRTIRVPIHIGKVYKRILKTAREQELDLQCNQDVMALAELLEMQHEQVTEVLSYYFNEASLDKTIVTDRDSSTALVDMLEDYSICKPNDELEDADTLCYLDEVLGHLSERDRKIIELRFGLGEEDPLTLHVIGERLSMSRERIRQIINLSLQKIQPELLQNTVQKQDYLN, from the coding sequence ATGGAATTATCTAACGAGTCAAATGCACTAGATGTCTACATGTTTCAAGTTAATCAAAGTAGTAAGTTACTGACAAAAGAAGAGGAGTACGAAACTGCGATGGCCTCTCATGAAGGGGACGAAAAAGCACGGCAACGTATGATCCAATCAAATTTACGTTTAGTGATAAATATTGCCAAGCGCTATCAACATACTTCGCTACCACTCGTTGATATTATTCAGGAAGGGAATACTGGATTAATTCACGCGGTCGAAAAGTTTGATGCAACAAAAGGTTTCCGTTTTTCGACTTACGCAGTGTGGTGGATTAAAAACAATATCGAACGTTTTATTATGAATCAGTCTCGCACAATTCGAGTGCCTATTCATATTGGTAAGGTTTATAAACGCATTTTAAAAACAGCACGTGAACAAGAATTAGACTTGCAATGTAATCAGGATGTGATGGCATTGGCAGAATTACTGGAAATGCAGCACGAACAAGTTACCGAAGTGTTATCCTACTACTTTAATGAAGCGAGTTTAGATAAAACGATTGTCACCGATCGTGACTCGAGTACAGCCTTAGTTGACATGTTAGAAGATTACTCTATCTGTAAGCCCAATGATGAACTCGAAGATGCGGATACTTTATGTTATTTGGATGAAGTGTTAGGCCATTTATCTGAACGAGATCGAAAAATTATTGAGCTGAGATTCGGATTAGGTGAAGAAGACCCGTTAACGTTACATGTTATTGGTGAACGTTTGTCTATGTCGAGAGAACGAATCCGCCAAATTATTAATTTAAGTTTACAGAAAATTCAGCCTGAGTTACTGCAAAATACAGTACAAAAACAAGATTATCTCAATTAA
- a CDS encoding NAD-dependent malic enzyme — protein sequence MSTTNRPLYLPYAGSSLLETPLLNKGSGFSAIERQSFNLTGLIPPMVESIQEQSERAYKQFSGFENSMDKHVYLRNIQDTNETLFYRLVDDHLEEMMPIIYTPTVGAACQQFSDIYRRARGLFISYPERENIDDILHNVNKQNVKVIVVTDGERILGLGDQGIGGMGIPIGKLSLYTSCGGISPANCLPIVLDVGTNNENRLKDPMYMGWRKPRIDQDKYNEFLDLFIDAVKRRWPNVLLQFEDFAQQNAMPLLKRYKDEICCFNDDIQGTAAVTLGSLMAACRAAKTKLSEQKVTFLGAGSAGCGIAEQIVAQMKSEGLSDSAARARVFMVDRFGVLTDKMPNLLDFQQKLVQHQGLRDEWNIDSDVISLLDVMVHAKPSILIGVSGQPGLFTEQVIKTMAANTEHPIVFPLSNPTSRVEATPQDIIRWTEGRALVATGSPFPAVSYGDDLITIAQCNNSYIFPGIGLGVLAAEATRVTNAMLMAASRALADCSPLGRDGEGPLLPPLADIHSVSKEIAFWVAKTAQLQGVALQTSDEAIRANIEKNFWLPEYRQYKRVAN from the coding sequence ATGAGCACAACAAATCGTCCTCTGTATTTGCCCTACGCTGGCTCTTCACTATTAGAAACTCCTTTATTAAATAAAGGCAGTGGTTTTAGTGCTATTGAGCGTCAAAGTTTCAATCTTACTGGTTTAATTCCGCCGATGGTTGAATCAATCCAAGAACAATCTGAACGTGCTTACAAGCAATTCTCTGGTTTTGAGAATTCGATGGATAAACACGTTTATTTGCGTAATATTCAAGATACTAACGAAACCCTTTTTTATCGTTTAGTTGACGATCATCTTGAAGAGATGATGCCAATTATTTATACCCCAACGGTTGGCGCTGCATGTCAGCAATTCTCAGATATCTATCGTCGTGCTCGTGGCCTATTTATCTCTTATCCTGAACGTGAAAATATTGATGATATTTTACATAATGTGAACAAGCAGAATGTAAAAGTAATCGTAGTAACGGATGGTGAGCGTATTCTTGGTCTAGGCGATCAAGGTATTGGTGGTATGGGTATTCCAATTGGTAAGCTGTCATTGTATACGTCATGTGGTGGTATTAGCCCTGCTAACTGCCTACCAATCGTGCTTGATGTTGGTACTAATAATGAAAACCGCTTGAAAGATCCTATGTACATGGGCTGGCGCAAACCGCGTATCGATCAAGACAAATACAATGAATTTTTAGATCTGTTTATTGATGCAGTAAAACGCCGCTGGCCAAATGTATTATTACAGTTTGAAGATTTTGCACAACAAAATGCAATGCCATTGTTGAAGCGCTATAAAGATGAAATTTGCTGTTTCAATGATGATATTCAAGGTACAGCTGCAGTGACACTTGGTAGTTTAATGGCGGCATGTCGTGCTGCTAAAACAAAACTGAGCGAACAAAAGGTTACCTTCTTAGGTGCTGGTTCTGCTGGTTGTGGTATTGCTGAGCAAATCGTAGCGCAAATGAAATCTGAAGGTTTATCTGACAGTGCTGCACGTGCTCGTGTATTCATGGTTGATCGTTTTGGTGTGTTGACTGACAAAATGCCAAACTTACTCGACTTCCAACAGAAGCTCGTGCAGCATCAAGGTTTACGTGATGAATGGAATATCGACAGTGATGTGATCTCATTACTTGACGTGATGGTACATGCTAAACCATCTATTCTGATCGGTGTATCTGGCCAACCGGGTCTGTTTACTGAGCAAGTGATTAAAACGATGGCTGCAAATACTGAGCATCCAATTGTATTCCCGCTTAGTAACCCAACATCACGTGTAGAAGCGACACCACAAGACATCATCCGTTGGACTGAAGGTCGTGCACTTGTCGCAACGGGTAGCCCTTTCCCAGCTGTAAGTTATGGTGATGATTTGATTACCATTGCACAATGTAACAATAGTTACATTTTCCCTGGTATCGGCTTAGGTGTACTAGCAGCAGAAGCAACGCGTGTAACAAATGCAATGTTAATGGCTGCAAGTCGTGCATTAGCAGATTGTTCTCCATTAGGTCGTGATGGTGAAGGTCCATTATTACCGCCATTAGCGGATATTCATTCAGTAAGTAAAGAGATTGCTTTCTGGGTTGCGAAAACAGCACAGCTGCAGGGTGTTGCTTTACAAACATCAGATGAAGCTATCCGCGCTAATATTGAAAAGAATTTCTGGTTACCAGAATATCGTCAATATAAGCGTGTTGCTAACTAG